The following proteins are encoded in a genomic region of Triticum dicoccoides isolate Atlit2015 ecotype Zavitan chromosome 1B, WEW_v2.0, whole genome shotgun sequence:
- the LOC119333384 gene encoding uncharacterized protein LOC119333384 — protein sequence MELVELRTTSLAEAMFDKLGLPKPVYHVCPLEQGGFRSQIEFHHTRERYDALKSRTKLMSHTCVSGEAAMDQATDQAITYMENNENKVLADYNYYRLQQEKQSCARLSDKLLERTEEINQRNQTIKQMTKEASNYLEQLHAASDKIHGLAATALDPTASLSLSTLKQTILAIQDSLVALQSITAAARASLEEKGMYSEDDVAQPTYDGLPDEETDEDYHQDMDDDYAHYVRSP from the coding sequence ATGGAATTGGTCGAGCTACGCACAACATCTTTGGCCGAGGCAATGTTTGACAAACTTGGGCTCCCAAAACCAGTTTATCATGTGTGTCCGCTTGAGCAAGGCGGATTTAGGTCACAGATTGAATTTCACCATACAAGAGAGCGTTATGATGCTTTGAAAAGCCGGACTAAATTAATGAGCCATACATGTGTAAGTGGGGAAGCAGCAATGGATCAGGCAACCGATCAAGCAATTACATACATGGAAAACAATGAAAACAAGGTTCTTGCTGATTATAACTACTATCGGCTGCAACAAGAAAAACAATCTTGTGCAAGGCTTTCAGATAAGTTGTTAGAGAGAACAGAAGAAATCAACCAGCGCAACCAGACCATCAAACAGATGACTAAAGAGGCATCCAATTATCTGGAACAACTGCATGCTGCATCAGACAAGATCCATGGTCTTGCTGCCACTGCCTTAGACCCTACTGCCAGCCTGTCTCTTTCCACTCTAAAACAAACTATTTTGGCGATTCAAGATTCACTTGTTGCTCTTCAAAGCATTACCGCCGCTGCACGTGCCTCCCTAGAGGAAAAGGGCATGTACTCAGAGGATGATGTGGCTCAACcaacctatgatgggcttcctgatGAAGAAACCGATGAAGATTACCatcaagacatggatgatgactacGCTCACTATGTGCGATCCCCATGA